A genomic region of Candidatus Falkowbacteria bacterium contains the following coding sequences:
- the rpmF gene encoding 50S ribosomal protein L32, which yields MPVPAKRRPTSEARRGRSHQALKKVSVAACPKCGKNVLPHTACKFCGNYKGKQVLKLEAKPKAKK from the coding sequence ATGCCAGTACCAGCTAAACGCCGTCCAACTAGCGAAGCTCGTCGCGGACGATCACATCAAGCCTTGAAGAAGGTTTCGGTAGCCGCTTGCCCTAAGTGCGGCAAGAACGTATTGCCCCATACTGCCTGCAAGTTTTGCGGCAACTATAAAGGCAAGCAAGTTTTGAAGCTTGAAGCCAAGCCGAAAGCAAAGAAATAA
- the nusB gene encoding transcription antitermination factor NusB — translation MSNRHLGRTIAMQTLFLWDFNGCQTGDLTEVVEKNVEHFAPNLDDHSFTYDIVKGVINNVKEINQYIIRYATEWPLEQITIVDRNILRIGVYELIYDQEIPAKVAINEAIEIAKTFGGESSGKFVNGVLGAIYKDMEKQGIKKAADNKQPEAASE, via the coding sequence ATGTCCAATCGCCACCTAGGCCGAACCATTGCCATGCAAACCCTGTTTTTGTGGGATTTTAATGGTTGCCAGACGGGCGATTTGACCGAAGTGGTTGAGAAGAACGTTGAGCATTTCGCTCCCAATCTCGATGACCACAGCTTTACCTACGACATCGTAAAAGGCGTCATCAACAATGTCAAAGAGATCAATCAGTATATCATCCGCTACGCCACCGAATGGCCGCTGGAACAGATTACGATCGTTGATCGCAACATCCTGCGCATCGGCGTCTACGAGCTGATTTATGACCAGGAGATACCTGCCAAGGTCGCCATCAACGAGGCGATCGAAATCGCCAAGACATTCGGCGGTGAATCCTCTGGAAAGTTCGTAAACGGCGTCTTGGGGGCAATCTATAAGGACATGGAAAAGCAGGGAATCAAGAAAGCTGCCGATAACAAGCAGCCGGAAGCAGCGTCAGAATAA
- the rnc gene encoding ribonuclease III, translated as MKELAELERIVGLQFKNKSLLKQAVVHRSYLNEHPDADTSHNERLEFLGDAVLEIIVTEHLFHKFPDTPEGDLTNWRASLVNAKMLAKVAQELEIEEFLYLSKGEAKDKNSKARQYILANAIEALIGAMYLDQGTEPAKRFIDVNILAKLQFILSNELYLDPKSKFQERAQEQYKVTPHYKILNETGPDHAKTFEVGVYLGEELVAKGKGSSKQEAQVDAAAKAVKKLKW; from the coding sequence ATGAAAGAATTAGCAGAGCTGGAGCGCATCGTCGGCCTTCAGTTTAAGAACAAAAGCCTTCTGAAACAGGCCGTGGTTCATCGTTCCTATCTCAATGAGCATCCTGATGCTGACACTTCGCATAACGAACGCCTGGAATTTTTGGGTGACGCCGTTTTGGAAATCATCGTCACCGAGCATCTTTTCCACAAATTTCCTGACACGCCAGAGGGTGATTTGACCAATTGGCGGGCCAGTTTGGTAAACGCCAAGATGCTGGCCAAGGTGGCTCAGGAGCTGGAGATAGAAGAGTTCTTGTACTTATCCAAAGGCGAGGCCAAAGATAAGAATTCCAAGGCGAGGCAGTATATCCTGGCTAATGCAATCGAAGCGCTTATCGGTGCGATGTATCTTGACCAAGGCACGGAACCGGCGAAGCGTTTTATCGACGTCAACATCCTTGCCAAACTCCAGTTTATCCTTTCCAATGAGCTATACTTGGATCCAAAATCTAAATTCCAAGAGCGCGCCCAGGAGCAGTACAAGGTGACACCGCATTACAAAATATTGAACGAGACCGGGCCGGATCATGCCAAAACTTTCGAAGTAGGCGTATATTTGGGCGAGGAGCTTGTGGCTAAAGGCAAGGGGTCATCTAAACAGGAAGCTCAAGTTGACGCCGCCGCCAAAGCTGTGAAAAAATTGAAGTGGTAA
- a CDS encoding type IV pilus twitching motility protein PilT, which yields MTILEIFQSAVASKASDVHLVVNMPPMLRVDGELLDLDAKVLTAKEVETLSFSLISKEEKERFLATKELDFGYEMNDKTRFRINLFFEKGNIGMVARVISNEIPTLESVSTPEIVYELLNLNQGLILVTGPTGCGKSTTLAAMINFINQKRRANIITLEDPIEYIFKSDKSVIVQRQLGSDMVNFSEGLKHALRQDPNVIMVGEMRDLETIATTITLAETGHLVLATLHTYSASQTIDRIIDIFPPHQQNQVRMQLSTTLAGIISQRLIPRKQGGRVAAREIMINIPAVSNLIRENKIAQLRTVIETNSKKGMVSMDQDLKRLFSENIISKEVAQSYMENPEFIEKFHLI from the coding sequence ATGACAATACTCGAAATCTTCCAAAGCGCTGTCGCCTCTAAAGCTTCTGATGTTCACTTGGTTGTGAATATGCCGCCGATGTTGCGTGTCGATGGCGAGCTCTTGGATCTCGATGCCAAGGTCCTGACGGCCAAGGAAGTCGAGACTCTGAGCTTCTCCTTGATTTCTAAGGAAGAAAAAGAGAGGTTTCTAGCTACCAAGGAATTGGATTTCGGCTATGAGATGAACGATAAGACCCGTTTCCGTATCAATCTTTTTTTCGAGAAAGGAAATATCGGCATGGTTGCGCGCGTCATTTCCAATGAAATACCGACGCTCGAAAGCGTCAGCACCCCAGAGATAGTTTATGAATTGCTGAATCTGAATCAAGGCCTGATTCTAGTCACTGGCCCGACCGGCTGCGGCAAGTCGACAACCCTTGCGGCGATGATCAATTTTATCAATCAGAAACGCCGTGCCAACATCATCACGCTGGAAGATCCGATCGAATATATTTTTAAATCAGATAAGAGCGTTATCGTGCAGCGTCAACTCGGCAGCGATATGGTGAATTTTTCAGAAGGGTTGAAGCATGCGTTGCGCCAGGATCCGAACGTCATCATGGTTGGCGAGATGCGAGACTTGGAGACGATCGCTACCACCATCACCTTGGCCGAAACCGGTCACTTGGTGCTGGCCACCTTGCATACTTATAGCGCTTCACAGACCATCGACCGTATTATTGATATTTTTCCTCCCCATCAGCAGAACCAGGTGCGTATGCAGTTATCAACAACCTTGGCCGGAATCATTTCCCAGCGCCTGATCCCGCGCAAGCAGGGCGGGCGCGTAGCTGCTCGAGAAATCATGATCAACATCCCGGCAGTCTCCAATCTGATCCGGGAAAACAAGATCGCCCAGTTGCGCACCGTCATTGAGACCAATTCCAAGAAGGGTATGGTCTCGATGGATCAGGATTTAAAGCGTCTGTTCAGCGAAAATATCATTTCCAAGGAAGTAGCCCAAAGTTACATGGAAAATCCCGAGTTTATTGAGAAGTTTCACTTAATATAA